The stretch of DNA AACAGGAAAATAAACGTATGAATAATCAGGTGGAGAAAGTTTTGCAAATGGCCCAAATAGACCGAAAGGAGGTCTCCATAAAGGTCTCGCAAGTAAACCTCCACGAAATTATTGCTAGAGCAGTTGAAAACATTGAGTTGCAGGTCGAAAAAAGGGATGGCCGCGCCTCCGCAACAATGGGAGCCATGCACCCTATCATTGAAGGCGATATGACGCATATTTCAAACGTGATCAATAATCTTTTGGATAATGCCAACAAATATTCTCCTGAAAAACCTGATATTTCTGTGGCTACCCAGGATGTAGCAAATGGCGTTCAAGTGATTGTAACCGATAAAGGAATGGGAATGAGCAAGGAATCCAGAAAACACATTTTCGACAAATTCTATCGCGTACATACCGGAAACTTACACGATGTCAAGGGCTTCGGACTGGGACTGAGTTATGTAAAGGCGATTATGGATGCCCATAAAGGTCAAATTGATGTTAAAAGTGAATTGGGAAAAGGGAGCAGCTTTATCCTCACTTTTCCGCACCAACCGCAAGGCTTAAATCATTAAATAATAAAATACCAAAAGCTAAACCGAAAAATCATACATATGGCTAATAACAGAATCTTACTGGTTGAAGACGATCAAAATTTCGGTGATGTACTGCGTTCTTACCTGGAGATGCACACCTATGATGTAACACTGGCCACAGATGGCGCACAAGGACTAGATAGTTATAATAAAGGCGAATATGATCTTTGCATTTTTGATGTAATGATGCCTCGTAAAGATGGGTTTACCCTGGCTAAGGAAATTCGGGAGAAAGATATGGAGATGCCTATTATCTTTTTGACGGCCAGAACCATGAAAGATGATGTGTTACAGGGCTTTAAAATTGGGGCTGATGACTACATTACCAAACCCTTTAATTCCGAAGAGTTATTGTATCGCATTCAAGCCGTTCTTAAACGAAGCCAACAAAAAGCTGATCCAAGAGAAGAAGTTAAAGAATTTCGCATAGGAAAGTATCATTTCAATTTTCCGCTCCGTATTTTAACTTATACGCCGCATGGAGCCGATGAAGACAAAGCAAAACTTTCTCCCAAAGAAGCGCAGTTGTTGCGAATGTTTGCGATGTATATGAATGATATCCTGCCTCGTTCTGAAGCCTTAACCAAAATCTGGGGCGAAGACAACTACTTCACTGCCAGGAGTATGGATGTTTTTGTGACCAAATTGAGGAAATATTTAAGCAAGGATGAGAATATCGAAATTGTCAATATTCATGGCAATGGATTTCAGCTTTTGGTCAAGTCCGAAGAAGAAGCTTAAAAGCTTTCTTGCACAGAGTGTTGGAGTTATGGTTCTAAGTTTATATATTTGGGATCGTAAATGTGATGATTCTCTCATTTGAGTCAAAAAATAGTTTTTGGGATTATGATTATGGCTGGGTAGCAAAAACACTGCTACCCGGCTTTTTTATTTCCCTTTGTAAGGATCAATGCATTACTTTAGTACCTCTAAACGCCTGCTACACGTGTATAAAGCCATTCTTAAACCTGTCCTTTTTTTATTACCCGCCGAAAAAGCGCATCAGCTTACCGTCACCCTACTGCAATGGGTGCTTTCCATCCCCTTGATCAATAGCTTGTTCCGATCCTTTTACCAACTAGATTCACCACTACTTCAACGTGAGGTCATGGGGCTATCGTTCAAAAATCCAATAGGCCTCGCTGCCGGATTTGATAAAGATGGGAAATATTTTAAGTCGATGGCCTCCTTGGGCTTCGGGTTTATTGAGGTGGGGACCGTTACCCCAAAAGGGCAGGAAGGGAACCCGCAACCCCGGCTATTTCGCTTGCCCGCCGACCAAGCCCTGATCAATCGGATGGGGTTTAACAATGAAGGGGTGGAGGCGCTCATCAGCCGCCTCCGACAAGGTAAAATTGAAAATGTAATTATTGGTGGCAATATTGGTAAAAATAAAATCACACCTAACGACCAGGCAAATCAGGATTATGTTGACTGTTTCGAGGCGCTTTTTCCCTATGTCGACTATTTTGTTGTCAATGTCAGTTCCCCGAATACCCCTAACCTCCGAGACCTCCAGGAAAAAGCTCCCCTCACGGCCTTGCTTTCCCAATTACAAGACCTCAACCGACAACAAACGCATCCTAAACCTATGCTGCTGAAAATCGCCCCAGACCTTACGAATGGACAACTGGATGATATCATTGACATCATTGTCACAACGGGCATTGACGGCATTATTGCGACCAATACGACCATTAGCAGAGAGGGATTACAAACCCCATCCTCCAATCTCGATACTATTGGTGCCGGAGGCTTGAGCGGACAACCCGTCAAACAGCGGTCGACGGAAGTTATTCGCTATTTGAGAAATAAATTACCTGAACAAACAGTGATTATTGGTGTGGGAGGCATCCACTCTGCCAAGGATGCCCTGGAGAAACTCGGTGCAGGGGCTGATTTGATACAAATCTACACCGGCTTGATCTATGAAGGTCCCGGTCTGCTGAAAAAAATCAAACAAGCATTATTATCCACCTAACGGCGCCCTAATGGAAATAAACGGATGAATTTGCCTTTCCCTTCCATTTATCAAATTCTGGCACCCTTTTTGTTTTTAGCTATTCAAATCATTTCGGTTCTCTGACAATTTCTGCGCTTTTGAGTCAAGGGAAAGCAAAAATTGTCAAAGAATAATAATTTCATCTCATTGCTACCCATTTAAGCCCGTAACAGCATGATGCCTAATCATTCGAACTATCTAAAAGACTTTCGGTTTTGGTTTTTACTCGCTTCCTTCCTTATTTTGGCAGCCCTGATCTTGCAGGCCTATCCAATGGCATAATTCCTTATTCCTTTATAATCTTCAAACTCAAATCGAGGCTACTTGAAGAATGAGTTAGTGCCCCAACAGAAATGTAGTCGACACCGGTTTGAGCAACTTTTCGGACATTATAAATATTAATGCCACCAGAAGCTTCCGTTTCATATTGCTTGTCGATGGTAGCAATCGCTTCTTCCAACAAGGGTATCTCAAAATTATCTAGCATGATGCGGTCCACTTTCCCGACTTGCATCACTTCAAATAATTCAACCAAGTTGCGTACTTCGATCGTAATTTCCTGGGACAACTGATTTTCGTAAAGGTATTTCTCAACGGTCTCAATGGCCTGCCGAATTCCCCCACAGGCATCAATATGGTTGTCCTTTATCATTATTCGGTCATAAAGCCCATCTCGATAGTTTTCGCAACCGCCCAAACGAACCGCCCATTTCTCGAGAAATCGAAAATTCGGGGTCGTTTTCCGGGTATCCAGTATTTTGACTGGCAAGTCTTCCACTTCAAAGGTAAAATGGTTACTCTTTGTTGCAATGCCGCTCATCCGCTGCATGGTATTGAGGACCAAGCGTTCTGCTTTTAAAAGCGCCTGTGAATTACAGCTGACGATAAAAGCAACGTCCCCTGCATCGACCGGACTGCCATCTTGTTTGAATACCTCTATTTCATAAGTAGGATCCACCTTCTTAAAAATAGCTTCTGCCACTGCTATTCCCGCAATAACGCCAGGGTCTTTTACCAAAAGTTGCGCTTTACTTCGGGCCTGAGGAGGGATGCACGCAAGTGAAGTATGATCGCCATCTCCTACATCTTCTTGCAAGGCCAAATCAATAAAATGATCAATTTTAGTGGCTAAATCTGATGCTTCGTTAATAACCATTTTCTTATAGCTTGTTTAATTTTCGCGCAAAGATACGGAAAATTACTATCGGAAAACCTAAAACAAAATCCCGAGGCGAATCGTGACGCTATTATTGGTTCCTTTAGATTTCTCTTTTACCGTACCACGTTGCGGATCAAACACCTGGCCTTTGTCGTCCGTAGCATCTGTAAACCCAACTTGAAAACCTAAGCCAGCGATCAAACTAGTATTGTCTGATAGACCGTATTCAATGCCGGCGCCAATACCCCAAGCCAGGTTAAGGCCGTTCACTTCCTTGCGAATGTTGTATTTTTCGCCATCATCTTTTACGCCAGTACCTTCGATCGTTCCTCTGGCTTGGGTTTTGAGGCCAATCGTGATGGCTGGTTCCATGAAATAGCGCATATAGCCGAATTCGCGGGTGCGGAGCTTTAAACCAACGGGGATCTCCAAATACTGAATACTGTATTTGAGTTTGACATTATTGGGTAGGGTATCTAACGAAGAGGGCAGGTCGGAATTGGGCCAGTAAGAGCCGCCGTAATCGTGGAGTAGTGTGCCTCCATTGTTAAAATAAAAACCGATCCCACTAGTAAAGGCGTAGTTCTCACGGAAGTAATATTCTCCTGTCATGCCAAGTTTTAGGCCGAGGTTAGTACCACTTGGGTTAATTTTTGAGACATTCGTATTCATCCAACTAAAAGAAGGACTCAATTGAAATCCAAAGCGAATGTCATCTTGAGCTATCATTGACAAACTTAGCGATAAAAAGGCTGCTATGGCAACAATTTTTTTCATCATTATGCAGTTTTTTGATTCATGAGCTAGCTGTGTATTAAACAACAAAACTATGCTGATTATTTTCTTGTTGTATTTAGACGGCTTAATTTATACTTGTAACAAAAGCGAAAAGCGTTTCCATAAAATACAAAGTTATAGCTTGTAAGTTTAATATCTAATTTTTTAGGAATCATAAAAAAAATAAACCTTATCGCTTCAAACTTTAAAAATGGTGAAATAATAAGTTTACATTCCTAAGAAATGCGCTCTGGAAGGGAAATCAATCAATCAAATAAACCTTAAAATGAACGATAGGATTAATCTAATCGCCATCTGCTTTCTGCTTGTACTATTTAGTGCCTGCCAACAATCCTCTCAAAAAGTGGTACCCGACGTTTCAGGAATAAATGTTGATCTAAAGATCGACCGTTTTGAACAAGCGCTCTTCAGTATAGATACTAGTCGCCTGGAAGAAGGATTGGCCGAATTAGAAAAAAGATTCCCCGAATTTAGTGAAGTTTATTTCAAGTATGTGCTGGGATCAAAAGATGAGGAAGTTGCGCCAGAGGGGCACCTCGCCTACATGCGTGGTTTTCTGAGTCACCCGGGGCTCATTCATTTATATGATACCTGCCTGCAAGTCTACCCCAATCTAAATGAAATCGAAGCAGAACTGGAACAGGCCATGCGCTTTTACAAATACTACTTCCCGAATGAAGAGGTTCCTCATTTTACAACTTTTATTTCTGAATATTCCATTGCTGCTTTTATTTATCCGGAGAACGCCTTGGGGATAGGACTCGATTTTTTCCTGGGTGCAGATTACCCCTATTGGAAATACAATCCTCAAAATCCCAATTTTTCGGATTATATGGTGCGAACCAATAACAGGGATCACCTCGTTTCCAAAGCTATCCAGCCATTAATTGAAGATCATCTGGGAGAAGCCCCTGGTGAAAGACTACTTGATTTGATGATCCACAATGGGAAAAAGCTGTATATTCGCGACCTCCTAATCCCATATGCGCCTGATACAGTTTTATTAGAAATGACGCCCCTACAAGTACAGTGGTTGAAAGATAATGAATTCAATATTTGGACTCATTTTATAGGAGAGAAGCTCCTGTATTCCAGTGAATTCAGAAAAATTAGAAAACTAGTAGATTATAGCCCAACGGGGCCCTCAGATATGCCTCCTGAAGCGCCTGGCAGAATGGGTAACTGGATAGGTTGGCAAATTGTTAAACGTTTTATGGTACAACACCCCACTATGAGCGTCCAAGAGTTGATCGACCTACGTAATTCACAATTAATCCTTGAGGAATCCAAATTTAAGCCTAGACACTAAAAAAGTCCTATTTTTGTTATTATCTGGGGGTTCAAACGAAATAACATCAAAACGTACTATTATGAGAAAAAGAGCTATTCCCGTCGTTGATTTATCCAAATTCACGGATGGAACGGCAGCAGAACGAAAAGCTTTTGTCAAGGAACTGGGAGATGCTTTTCATGAAATCGGTTTTGTAGGGGTAATCAATCACGGTATTCCTCAAACCTTGATCGATAAATTTTATGCCCAATCCAAGGCTTTTTTTGCGATGCCTACTGATCTAAAAAGAAAGTACGAGGTAGCGGGGTTAGCTGGCCAGCGGGGTTATACCTCCTTTGGAAAAGAACACGCCAAGCAGTCGGAAGTGGCTGACCTCAAAGAGTTTTTTCAAATTGGTCAGGAAGTAGCTCCTGACCATGCACAAGCAGACCTTTATCCTGCCAATATCCATATAGCAGAGGCGCCCGTTTTTACGGAAACGGGCATAGCATTGTTCCGTGCTTTCGAAAAAGCGGGAGGAGAACTATTGCGGGCTATTGCCATTCACCTGGATTTAGGAGAAGCTTATTTTGATGAAAAAATAGAAGATGGCAATAGTATTTTGAGGGCTATTCACTATCCTCCCATTACTGTGGCGCCTGCATCAGCCATCAGAGCGGAGCAACACGAGGACATCAATTTGATTACCCTCTTGGTTGGCGCTTCGGCAGGAGGCCTACAACTATTGAATATGGAAGGACAATGGTTAGATATCACACCTGAAGAAGATGAAATTGTGATAAATGTTGGCGATATGCTTCAGCGCCTAACGAACAATTACTTGAAGTCTACCACTCATAGAGTTATTAATCCGCCTAAAGAAGAATGGCATTTACCCCGTTTGTCTATTCCTTTTTTCCTACATCCAAAAGGTCACATGGATTTGACTTGTCTGGACAAATGTGTAGATGAAGAACATCCACTGGCATACGAACCTATTACGGCTGGGGAATACCTAGATGAGCGACTACGTGAAATCGGGCTAAAAAAGTAGGGGAAATCCTGCCAAAAATCGTTTGAAGGATAGTTTCTTGATTTTTAATCCTATAATTATTGTGTTCAAAGTTAAATTGGGCACCATATTATTTCTTGAAGTTGTTACCTTTGTAATTCATAAAATCACTGAAATATGAAAGCTTTATTGCTATTCAATTTTTTCGGACCTGAGATGCTAGTCATCTTTTTTGCCATCCTCTTGTTGTTCGGTGGAAAGAAAATTCCTGAACTAATGAAAGGCATCGGGAAAGGCATTCGCGAATTCAATGCAGCAAGATCAACGATCGAAAGCGAATTGAAGGAAGGGATGAAAGAAGTCGACCGCAAGAGTGTAGACGAGAGGGAAAATGCTTAATGCCTTAAAAGGCAGGCAGCTAAAATAGTTAAAAGGAAATCCTTATTTTAACTGTAACTGTTAGAATGCCTGTTTTTTCGTGCTGACAATCAAGCTTTTCCAAAGCTACTAGTACCATTTAGCAAGAAAAAAACCTTCTCTGATATTTTTCCTGGGCAGCCAAAAAGAAAACTGTTTTTTTAATTTTCGATTTGGTGTTAGCCCACAAAAATGTCAGAGGACAAAAAAAGGGAGTCATTCCTTAGAAGATGGAATGACTCCTTTATTATGTCTTATAATACCATATTGGCGTTTTACTTCTTTCTGCCAAATAATCCGCCCAGAATTTTCATCCCCATATTCGCCACATCATCTACAATGCTGCCATCTCCATCAGCGTCGAGGAACCTGGTCACTAAGCTCATAGTAGGATCCTGAGCTTTCTGAGAAACGGTTCCGTTTAACAAGTTAGCCAAACCGCCCACATCTAAGCCTTGCTGACGCTTGGTTTTCCCTAGCGCCCCCATTAAGAGCGGAGCAAGCATTGTCATCAGATTACCTGTTTTTCCGGAATCCAATCCACTCAACTTACTAATCATATCGATGGCATTTCCTTGGCGATCACCCAAAATATGATTCACAATGCCAGTACCATTAACAGCACGTGCATTTTGCTGAACCACCTGGCTATTTCCAGAGAACATCCCCATCAAATCATCCAGTACACTTCCATCATGATCCCGATCAAGCGCATTGCTAAGGGCAGAAGCGCCTTCCGGTTTGGCAGCATTTTTAGCTAAAGCACCAACGAGGGTGTTCATAATTCCCGCTGTAGCTGCTGCAGTCTGCTGTTTATCAGAAGCGCCAATTTGCTGCGTCAGTTGGTCGAGCACACCTTCTGAAAGCTGGCCCTTTAATAAATCCATAATATCCATACACTACTCATTTTTTTTATGAAGAATTTGATGGGGCATACGCAAAAAGAAAAAGCTGCTTTTGTAAAGCCCCTTTTGACTTTATGCCTATGCTTCAAATGTAAGTAAAAGAATTTAGATTGGCAAAAACGTACCTAAGAGACGGAAAAAAAATAAATGATACCACTTTTGATTCGCTAAAATTTTCAAAGCAACTGACAGCAAGGAAGTTGTGTGAAAATATTCGCGAATCTTTAAAAAAAGTGGGAGCATTTATTTCCGTCAAACTACTAATAAGAGTTATGATCGACCAAATGAGGGGGATAAAAAATGCCTATTGAGAGAAGTAGCGAAAAACGCAGCGGCAGGGGCTAGTGCCCTTAAGCCCCATTACCGCCGCTGATGGTTCAAACTACTCTCTCAATAGGCAAAAGAAGATGGTCCTTGTGGGACCATCAGTTTTCAAA from Saprospiraceae bacterium encodes:
- a CDS encoding twin-arginine translocase TatA/TatE family subunit, yielding MKALLLFNFFGPEMLVIFFAILLLFGGKKIPELMKGIGKGIREFNAARSTIESELKEGMKEVDRKSVDERENA
- a CDS encoding porin family protein encodes the protein MMKKIVAIAAFLSLSLSMIAQDDIRFGFQLSPSFSWMNTNVSKINPSGTNLGLKLGMTGEYYFRENYAFTSGIGFYFNNGGTLLHDYGGSYWPNSDLPSSLDTLPNNVKLKYSIQYLEIPVGLKLRTREFGYMRYFMEPAITIGLKTQARGTIEGTGVKDDGEKYNIRKEVNGLNLAWGIGAGIEYGLSDNTSLIAGLGFQVGFTDATDDKGQVFDPQRGTVKEKSKGTNNSVTIRLGILF
- the nadC gene encoding carboxylating nicotinate-nucleotide diphosphorylase, whose product is MVINEASDLATKIDHFIDLALQEDVGDGDHTSLACIPPQARSKAQLLVKDPGVIAGIAVAEAIFKKVDPTYEIEVFKQDGSPVDAGDVAFIVSCNSQALLKAERLVLNTMQRMSGIATKSNHFTFEVEDLPVKILDTRKTTPNFRFLEKWAVRLGGCENYRDGLYDRIMIKDNHIDACGGIRQAIETVEKYLYENQLSQEITIEVRNLVELFEVMQVGKVDRIMLDNFEIPLLEEAIATIDKQYETEASGGINIYNVRKVAQTGVDYISVGALTHSSSSLDLSLKIIKE
- a CDS encoding quinone-dependent dihydroorotate dehydrogenase, with protein sequence MYKAILKPVLFLLPAEKAHQLTVTLLQWVLSIPLINSLFRSFYQLDSPLLQREVMGLSFKNPIGLAAGFDKDGKYFKSMASLGFGFIEVGTVTPKGQEGNPQPRLFRLPADQALINRMGFNNEGVEALISRLRQGKIENVIIGGNIGKNKITPNDQANQDYVDCFEALFPYVDYFVVNVSSPNTPNLRDLQEKAPLTALLSQLQDLNRQQTHPKPMLLKIAPDLTNGQLDDIIDIIVTTGIDGIIATNTTISREGLQTPSSNLDTIGAGGLSGQPVKQRSTEVIRYLRNKLPEQTVIIGVGGIHSAKDALEKLGAGADLIQIYTGLIYEGPGLLKKIKQALLST
- a CDS encoding 2-oxoglutarate and iron-dependent oxygenase domain-containing protein, with protein sequence MRKRAIPVVDLSKFTDGTAAERKAFVKELGDAFHEIGFVGVINHGIPQTLIDKFYAQSKAFFAMPTDLKRKYEVAGLAGQRGYTSFGKEHAKQSEVADLKEFFQIGQEVAPDHAQADLYPANIHIAEAPVFTETGIALFRAFEKAGGELLRAIAIHLDLGEAYFDEKIEDGNSILRAIHYPPITVAPASAIRAEQHEDINLITLLVGASAGGLQLLNMEGQWLDITPEEDEIVINVGDMLQRLTNNYLKSTTHRVINPPKEEWHLPRLSIPFFLHPKGHMDLTCLDKCVDEEHPLAYEPITAGEYLDERLREIGLKK
- a CDS encoding DUF937 domain-containing protein is translated as MDIMDLLKGQLSEGVLDQLTQQIGASDKQQTAAATAGIMNTLVGALAKNAAKPEGASALSNALDRDHDGSVLDDLMGMFSGNSQVVQQNARAVNGTGIVNHILGDRQGNAIDMISKLSGLDSGKTGNLMTMLAPLLMGALGKTKRQQGLDVGGLANLLNGTVSQKAQDPTMSLVTRFLDADGDGSIVDDVANMGMKILGGLFGRKK
- a CDS encoding response regulator transcription factor, producing MANNRILLVEDDQNFGDVLRSYLEMHTYDVTLATDGAQGLDSYNKGEYDLCIFDVMMPRKDGFTLAKEIREKDMEMPIIFLTARTMKDDVLQGFKIGADDYITKPFNSEELLYRIQAVLKRSQQKADPREEVKEFRIGKYHFNFPLRILTYTPHGADEDKAKLSPKEAQLLRMFAMYMNDILPRSEALTKIWGEDNYFTARSMDVFVTKLRKYLSKDENIEIVNIHGNGFQLLVKSEEEA